From one Actinomycetes bacterium genomic stretch:
- a CDS encoding acyl-CoA dehydrogenase codes for MKLTWDAEVERFRSELLAFLDSHAPPEAAGGRDWIGTEAGDLPQWAVDWQATLFDNGWMIPPYPPEHGGRNATPLQTLVFQEEMGRRGIPRSVHFGGYAIVGPSLLEFGNDAQKALAPAAIRGDTVWCVGMSEPNAGSDLAALSTRAVADGDTFVVSGQKVWTSYASIASKCFCYVRTDPEARKHKGISVLIIDMDTPGIEVRPLRHITGSAEFAEVFFDDVVVPAENLVGELNGGWRITMGSLAHERGGLWVEGVTSAQRGIDDLVAMSKRLGRDSDPVIRRRIAELHEEVRSLRAMGYKGFASFAQGSSAPEHSFMKLASSELRQRIYELGMDLQGPYATVTDPAFSEEKGRWQHSWQISLAATIGGGTSEIQRNIVAGQVLGLPRG; via the coding sequence ATGAAGCTCACCTGGGATGCCGAGGTGGAGCGGTTCCGCTCCGAACTGCTCGCCTTCCTCGATTCGCACGCGCCACCCGAAGCAGCCGGCGGCAGGGACTGGATCGGTACTGAGGCCGGCGACCTCCCCCAGTGGGCGGTGGACTGGCAGGCCACGTTGTTCGACAACGGCTGGATGATCCCGCCCTACCCGCCGGAGCATGGCGGACGAAACGCCACACCGCTTCAGACACTCGTGTTCCAGGAGGAGATGGGCCGCCGCGGGATCCCGCGATCTGTGCACTTCGGCGGATATGCGATCGTCGGGCCTTCGCTGCTCGAGTTCGGCAACGACGCGCAGAAGGCGCTCGCGCCCGCCGCGATCCGCGGCGACACGGTCTGGTGCGTGGGCATGTCCGAGCCCAATGCGGGCAGTGACCTCGCAGCCTTGTCCACCCGGGCCGTGGCCGATGGCGACACGTTCGTCGTGAGCGGTCAGAAGGTGTGGACCAGCTACGCGTCCATCGCTTCCAAGTGCTTCTGCTACGTGCGCACCGACCCCGAGGCCCGAAAGCACAAGGGCATATCGGTGCTCATCATCGACATGGACACGCCCGGCATCGAGGTGCGCCCGCTGCGCCACATCACGGGATCTGCCGAGTTCGCCGAAGTGTTCTTCGACGATGTCGTCGTGCCGGCGGAGAACCTCGTCGGAGAGCTCAACGGGGGCTGGCGCATAACCATGGGCTCGCTCGCTCACGAACGGGGCGGATTGTGGGTGGAGGGGGTCACTTCCGCCCAACGAGGCATCGATGACCTCGTGGCGATGTCCAAGCGGCTGGGGCGTGATTCCGACCCGGTCATCCGGCGCCGCATAGCCGAGCTGCACGAGGAGGTCCGCTCGTTGCGGGCGATGGGCTACAAGGGCTTCGCGAGCTTCGCCCAGGGGTCCTCGGCCCCGGAGCACAGCTTCATGAAGCTCGCCAGCTCCGAACTGCGCCAGCGCATCTACGAGTTGGGCATGGACCTGCAGGGCCCGTACGCAACCGTGACCGATCCGGCGTTCTCCGAGGAAAAGGGCCGCTGGCAGCATTCGTGGCAGATCAGCCTCGCCGCCACGATCGGCGGAGGCACCTCCGAGATCCAGCGCAACATCGTCGCCGGGCAGGTCCTTGGCCTGCCCAGGGGATAG
- a CDS encoding SDR family oxidoreductase → MAETDPVSLDNKVVIITGAGGGLGRCHALLMAQRGARIVVNDLGGTADGQGSDESAANKVVAEIESAGGVAVANHDSVATADGGEAIVQAALDAYGQVDVVVNNAGILRDMSFAKMTPEAIDGVVDVHLKGAFFVSRPAYAAMKEQGYGRFIHTTSAAGLFGNFGQTNYAAAKMGLVGLSNVIAVEGKKYNINSNVIAPLAKTRMTEELMGPMADSVQPEQVSGLVTYLASEQCELSHEVFSVGGGRIARVFVGLGPGWFGGKGHVPTPEDVVDNLDAIRATEPCVIPDDASGEMMAAREIFS, encoded by the coding sequence ATGGCTGAAACAGACCCGGTCTCACTCGACAACAAGGTGGTCATCATCACCGGTGCCGGTGGGGGCCTCGGCCGCTGCCACGCGCTGCTCATGGCACAGCGCGGGGCGCGCATCGTCGTCAACGACCTTGGCGGCACGGCCGACGGGCAGGGCTCCGATGAGAGCGCTGCCAACAAGGTCGTGGCCGAGATCGAGTCAGCTGGCGGCGTGGCCGTGGCCAACCACGATTCCGTCGCCACAGCCGATGGCGGCGAGGCGATCGTGCAGGCGGCCCTCGACGCATACGGCCAGGTCGACGTGGTCGTCAACAACGCAGGGATCCTGCGTGACATGTCATTCGCGAAGATGACGCCCGAGGCGATCGACGGCGTTGTCGACGTGCACCTCAAGGGGGCCTTCTTCGTGAGCCGCCCCGCCTACGCGGCCATGAAGGAGCAGGGATACGGCCGGTTCATACACACCACCTCCGCGGCCGGGCTGTTCGGGAACTTCGGCCAGACCAACTACGCGGCAGCCAAGATGGGCCTCGTGGGGCTGTCCAACGTCATCGCGGTCGAGGGCAAGAAGTACAACATCAACTCCAACGTGATCGCCCCGTTGGCCAAGACCCGCATGACCGAGGAACTGATGGGGCCCATGGCGGATTCGGTGCAACCCGAGCAGGTGTCGGGCCTGGTCACCTACCTGGCGTCGGAGCAGTGTGAGCTCAGCCACGAGGTGTTCAGCGTCGGTGGCGGCCGCATTGCCAGGGTATTCGTGGGCCTGGGCCCCGGCTGGTTCGGTGGCAAGGGGCACGTGCCCACGCCGGAGGACGTCGTGGATAACCTCGACGCGATCAGGGCCACCGAGCCCTGCGTCATCCCCGATGACGCTTCCGGCGAGATGATGGCTGCCCGCGAGATCTTCTCGTGA
- a CDS encoding dehydratase, whose protein sequence is MAEQALKFDDVSEGDEAPEFSHKLDRTDLVKYAGASGDFNPMHHDDTKAEAAGLPSVFGHGMFSMGILGKALTDYVGVGNLRSYSVRFTKQTWPDEVLTTKVVVTAKREDGGEKLVDFDCSLANADGEVKVQGTATAAAD, encoded by the coding sequence ATGGCCGAGCAGGCACTCAAGTTCGACGATGTGAGCGAGGGCGACGAGGCGCCCGAGTTCAGCCACAAGCTGGACCGTACCGACCTCGTGAAGTACGCCGGCGCCTCCGGTGACTTCAACCCCATGCACCACGATGACACCAAGGCCGAGGCAGCGGGCCTTCCGAGCGTGTTCGGTCACGGCATGTTCTCCATGGGCATCCTCGGAAAGGCGCTCACCGACTACGTGGGTGTGGGCAACCTGCGCAGCTACTCGGTGCGGTTCACCAAGCAGACCTGGCCCGACGAGGTGCTCACGACCAAGGTCGTCGTCACCGCCAAGCGCGAGGACGGCGGCGAGAAGCTCGTCGACTTCGACTGCTCCCTCGCCAACGCCGACGGCGAGGTGAAGGTGCAGGGCACCGCCACCGCCGCAGCCGACTGA
- a CDS encoding carnitinyl-CoA dehydratase: MTIHVDKNPEIDGEVIEHAMLITIDRPETRNALDMFHFRDLAGAWKELRYDDDIWLAIVTGVPGNFMSGADLKTYIPQVTELAQEIGKGEVTEIDGCRLSDGTRAVLRDTRIYKPIIAAVDGPCVAGGMEMLGGVDIRVATPNASFGVMEPKRGLFAGGGTTARLPRQIPFPAAMEFLLTAEAFPAERALELGLINEIVDAVHLMPTAAGWARRILANGPLAVQATKESVIRGSATTLEEAYEIEADLSKVVFASEDAKEGPAAFKDKRDPVWKAK, encoded by the coding sequence ATGACGATCCACGTCGACAAGAACCCGGAGATCGACGGCGAGGTGATCGAGCACGCGATGCTCATCACGATCGACCGCCCCGAGACGCGCAACGCCCTCGACATGTTCCACTTCCGCGACCTTGCCGGCGCGTGGAAGGAACTCCGCTACGACGACGACATCTGGCTCGCCATCGTGACGGGCGTTCCGGGCAACTTCATGTCGGGTGCGGACCTCAAGACTTACATTCCCCAGGTCACCGAGCTGGCCCAGGAGATCGGCAAGGGCGAAGTCACCGAGATCGACGGCTGCCGGCTGAGCGATGGCACGCGCGCCGTGTTGCGCGACACCAGGATCTACAAGCCGATCATCGCCGCGGTCGACGGCCCGTGTGTGGCCGGTGGGATGGAGATGCTCGGCGGAGTCGACATCAGGGTCGCCACACCCAACGCGAGCTTCGGGGTGATGGAGCCCAAGCGCGGCCTGTTCGCCGGCGGCGGCACCACCGCCCGGCTCCCACGCCAGATCCCGTTCCCCGCCGCCATGGAGTTCCTCCTCACCGCGGAGGCCTTCCCGGCGGAGCGTGCACTCGAGTTGGGGCTCATCAACGAGATCGTGGACGCCGTGCACCTGATGCCGACCGCTGCCGGCTGGGCACGACGGATCCTCGCCAACGGCCCGCTCGCCGTACAGGCCACCAAGGAGTCCGTCATCCGTGGGTCGGCCACCACCCTCGAGGAGGCCTACGAGATCGAGGCCGACCTGTCCAAGGTGGTGTTCGCCTCCGAGGACGCAAAGGAAGGCCCGGCCGCCTTCAAGGACAAGCGCGACCCGGTCTGGAAGGCGAAGTAG
- a CDS encoding acetyl-CoA synthetase, producing the protein MAVDPRVPCIIGVAQRTWHLDGEEQAPEPLAMQAEVVSAAMADAQATGDLAAAVDGLDVVHCMTWPYDDPAGRLADTVGINPARLNNAGMGGTMGQQLLGAAADRISTGESELQVVAGAEALDTKRRLKKAGERPSWSHRHPEPPGMPFEAPFHPTEIAHEVFQAWLTFAVRDIARRAALGTPPRDHRQALGELLAPMTEVAAANPYAWFPRERSASELITPTAGNRMVGYPYTKTMVAVMDVDMAAAAVISSWQEADRLGVPLDRRVPLRGWCHATDSTYVAEHPDLARSPAMAAASAEALRVADCAVDDLAYLDLYSCFASSVDFARDALGLAADDPRGFTVTGGLPYCGGPASNYMSHAVCTMVDRLRNDPGSLGLVSGVGMHMTKHTWAVYGGDPCSAGAPGADDVQPRLDAANPDLTIADTAQGAATLAAYSVVHGRDGEAAWGLGVVDLPDGSRAYARTEDASLMADWEARECVGDELELRADGSVNRIAT; encoded by the coding sequence ATGGCAGTCGACCCCAGGGTTCCCTGCATCATCGGGGTCGCTCAGCGCACATGGCACCTCGACGGCGAGGAGCAGGCTCCGGAGCCGCTGGCGATGCAGGCCGAGGTCGTGTCTGCCGCGATGGCAGACGCGCAGGCCACCGGCGACCTGGCCGCCGCCGTGGACGGCCTCGACGTAGTGCACTGCATGACCTGGCCCTACGACGATCCCGCTGGCCGGCTGGCCGATACGGTCGGCATCAACCCGGCCAGGCTCAACAACGCCGGCATGGGTGGCACCATGGGTCAGCAACTCCTAGGCGCTGCCGCGGACCGCATCTCGACGGGGGAGTCGGAGCTACAGGTCGTGGCGGGGGCCGAGGCGCTCGACACCAAGCGGCGCCTGAAGAAGGCGGGCGAGCGCCCGTCGTGGTCACACCGGCACCCCGAGCCGCCGGGCATGCCCTTCGAAGCGCCGTTTCACCCCACCGAGATCGCACACGAGGTGTTCCAGGCCTGGCTCACCTTCGCCGTTCGCGACATCGCCCGCAGGGCTGCACTGGGCACGCCGCCCCGGGATCACCGACAGGCGCTGGGCGAGCTGCTGGCTCCCATGACCGAGGTGGCAGCTGCCAACCCGTATGCCTGGTTCCCCCGGGAGCGAAGCGCCTCCGAGTTGATCACCCCCACCGCTGGCAACCGCATGGTCGGCTACCCCTACACCAAGACGATGGTTGCGGTGATGGACGTCGACATGGCGGCGGCAGCTGTCATTTCATCGTGGCAGGAGGCGGACCGCCTCGGCGTGCCACTGGATCGCCGGGTGCCGCTGCGCGGCTGGTGCCACGCGACCGATTCCACCTACGTGGCCGAGCATCCCGACCTTGCCCGGTCACCGGCGATGGCGGCGGCATCCGCCGAGGCGCTGCGAGTGGCCGACTGTGCTGTCGATGACCTCGCGTACCTCGACCTCTACTCATGCTTCGCTTCATCGGTCGACTTCGCCCGTGACGCGCTGGGACTGGCCGCTGACGACCCACGGGGGTTCACCGTGACCGGCGGCCTTCCCTATTGCGGTGGCCCGGCATCGAACTACATGTCCCATGCGGTTTGCACCATGGTCGACCGACTCCGGAACGATCCCGGGTCACTCGGTCTGGTCAGCGGTGTCGGAATGCACATGACCAAGCACACTTGGGCGGTCTATGGAGGCGATCCGTGCAGCGCGGGTGCCCCCGGTGCCGATGACGTGCAGCCGCGCCTGGATGCTGCCAATCCCGACCTCACGATCGCCGACACGGCTCAGGGCGCTGCCACCCTGGCCGCATACTCGGTGGTGCACGGCCGCGACGGCGAGGCTGCCTGGGGACTGGGCGTCGTAGACCTGCCCGACGGGTCACGCGCGTATGCCCGCACGGAGGACGCATCGCTGATGGCCGACTGGGAGGCCCGCGAGTGCGTGGGTGACGAACTGGAGCTGCGTGCCGACGGATCGGTCAACAGGATCGCTACCTGA
- a CDS encoding Zn-ribbon domain-containing OB-fold protein produces the protein MSASPRFDLPLVENENEPFFQALEDGRLLVGRCGSCERHHYYPRPHCPHCWSDDVEWVPACGQATLYTWSVIHTNDLPPWPSRVPYVAGVVELAEGPRMMTHIVGAEGDELSIGMPLEVEFVDLDEDLTIAAFRPA, from the coding sequence GTGTCAGCTTCGCCCCGGTTCGACCTCCCATTGGTCGAGAACGAAAACGAGCCCTTCTTCCAGGCGCTCGAGGACGGGCGACTGCTCGTGGGGCGGTGTGGATCCTGTGAGCGGCACCACTACTACCCGCGGCCACACTGCCCGCATTGCTGGTCCGACGACGTCGAGTGGGTGCCGGCCTGCGGTCAGGCGACGCTTTACACCTGGTCGGTCATCCACACCAACGACCTGCCTCCCTGGCCCTCCCGCGTGCCCTACGTCGCCGGCGTCGTCGAACTCGCGGAGGGACCCCGGATGATGACCCACATCGTCGGTGCGGAGGGCGACGAACTCAGCATCGGGATGCCGCTCGAGGTCGAGTTCGTAGACCTCGACGAGGACCTGACGATCGCTGCGTTTCGTCCGGCCTGA
- a CDS encoding diguanylate cyclase codes for MTEEPPIWTRGEVLAEMGNAAIYARDDSARVQELPEALDLPEPEVADTGWESHIQTVCEPDRAELARLWWDALDNPGTVRSGRLRQLVDGVWRSRETKVLDLRHQNGVGVVLVATTDRGAADPPESTGSRSSTLAGPGGFAELDVARFERPVWILQELDGIGRVLATEGDVEEVFGRTADDLVGNTVLRFIHPDDHPAGVEMWSALLEEPGSSRSIRQRIVRPDSTVRWIESTVMNRLEVGGAGVVLSVSHDITERRTRERDLALRASTDPLTGLPNRAALDDALSTMFDSGPATVAFIDLDRFKEVNDRLGHQRGDEVLQAIAGRLASRLPPITRAEGAIVGRWGGDEFAMIGPGDCEDLFRRTIRETFADPISVGDDVWHPGCSFGFAHSSDHDDPEMLIRSADTAMYEAKERA; via the coding sequence ATGACCGAGGAGCCACCGATATGGACCCGCGGCGAGGTGCTGGCCGAGATGGGCAACGCGGCCATCTACGCCCGCGACGACTCCGCTCGCGTACAGGAACTGCCCGAGGCACTCGACCTGCCGGAACCCGAGGTGGCCGACACAGGCTGGGAGTCGCACATCCAGACAGTCTGCGAACCGGACCGCGCCGAACTGGCCCGTCTGTGGTGGGATGCGCTCGACAACCCGGGCACCGTCCGATCCGGTCGCCTTCGTCAGTTGGTCGACGGGGTGTGGCGAAGCCGCGAGACCAAGGTGCTCGACCTTCGCCACCAAAATGGTGTCGGTGTGGTGCTGGTCGCCACCACGGACCGGGGCGCGGCGGATCCACCCGAGTCAACCGGGTCGCGGTCCAGCACCTTGGCCGGTCCGGGCGGCTTCGCAGAGCTCGATGTGGCCCGCTTCGAACGCCCCGTGTGGATCCTCCAGGAACTCGATGGCATCGGCCGGGTGCTCGCCACCGAGGGCGATGTGGAGGAAGTCTTCGGACGCACCGCCGACGATCTCGTCGGCAACACCGTGCTGCGTTTCATCCACCCCGACGACCACCCCGCCGGCGTCGAGATGTGGTCCGCCCTGCTCGAGGAGCCGGGCAGCAGCCGGTCCATTCGACAACGAATCGTGCGACCCGACAGCACGGTCAGGTGGATCGAGTCCACGGTGATGAACCGCCTGGAGGTCGGCGGCGCCGGGGTGGTGCTGTCGGTGTCCCACGACATCACCGAAAGACGCACCCGTGAGCGCGATCTCGCCCTGCGCGCCTCGACCGACCCGCTCACCGGACTGCCCAACCGTGCCGCACTCGACGACGCCCTCAGCACGATGTTCGACTCCGGCCCCGCAACGGTCGCGTTCATCGACCTCGACCGGTTCAAGGAGGTCAACGACCGCCTGGGCCACCAGCGCGGCGATGAGGTGCTGCAGGCGATCGCCGGGCGACTCGCAAGCCGCCTCCCTCCTATCACCCGCGCCGAGGGCGCCATCGTCGGCCGATGGGGTGGAGACGAGTTCGCCATGATCGGACCCGGCGACTGCGAGGACCTCTTTCGCAGGACGATAAGGGAGACGTTCGCCGACCCGATCTCGGTCGGCGACGACGTCTGGCACCCGGGTTGCAGCTTCGGGTTCGCTCACAGCTCCGATCACGATGATCCCGAGATGCTGATCCGCTCAGCCGACACGGCGATGTACGAGGCGAAGGAGCGGGCCTGA